A region from the Nymphalis io chromosome 9, ilAglIoxx1.1, whole genome shotgun sequence genome encodes:
- the LOC126770778 gene encoding signal recognition particle subunit SRP68 encodes MVVLEGESGDAQPIAANDETKQDAKIPNSLSLEIFRIIKDAQQQHGLRHGDYQRYRGYCSRRIRRLRKVLKIPQGDRRHYRRRDVTATHLTASNAENRLLCVPLLQAERAWAHAMQLRQEANTEPRKKFHLVSRLKKACAHAHMLLQLCEQSGSCDARTQLEAGAYAAWLSGALLLELQQWRPAAESLQRAQLVLEKLAAALPEDERLVYKQKVDELKPSLRYCAYNIGDESAAGDLVAMRGQGLIENLDTLMAQAKESRSGVMHEVEWRGRRVTVRPEKVRLFLIALQDLEKSVANAQNTQAKIDILENILMDCKDAISAIKDEIKNDPKLKSPSESNQMSSINYLLSYLMYLRLVRTIERNNLLVQQAEEARKSNTPIDGKKVRPQDLTRLYEIILQNYTELQQLQGFENDAVYQKEIETELKAYKAFRCYYIAQVLTGLRRFREALAMLERCGTYTSESLASKLQDKWLLEKLKALQKDIESCKFEVHADSVLEDDDDEEETKYTSGKSYKDKKPLADRLDDYREETQMLTKNPNIFKMPPPMEAVPCKPLFFDLACNFIEFPNLDDKIGAANSKKQGAGITGLVKGFLGWGKSDK; translated from the exons ATGGTTGTTTTGGAAGGCGAAAGTGGAGATGCGCAGCCTATAGCTGCGAACGATGAAACGAAACAGGACGCTAAAATTCCGAATTCCTTATCATTAGAAA TATTTCGTATAATAAAGGATGCCCAACAACAACACGGACTTCGTCACGGCGATTACCAGCGGTATCGTGGATACTGTTCACGTCGTATTCGGCGTTTACGTAAAGTGCTTAAAATTCCTCAG gGCGACAGACGTCATTATCGCCGCCGTGATGTGACGGCCACCCACCTGACTGCTTCGAATGCTGAGAATCGTTTACTATGTGTGCCGTTATTGCAAGCCGAACGAGCTTGGGCACATGCCATGCAGTTGCGCCAGGAAGCCAACACTGAGCCGAGAAAGAAGTTCCATCTCGTCTCGCGATTGAAAAAAGCGTGTGCCCACGCCCATATGCTCTTACAACTTTGCGag CAAAGCGGGTCGTGCGACGCGCGCACGCAGCTGGAGGCGGGCGCGTACGCGGCGTGGCTGAGCGGCGCGCTGCTGCTGGAGCTGCAGCAGTGGCGCCCCGCCGCAGAGAGTTTGCAGCGCGCACAGCTCGTGCTCGAGAAACTCGCCGCCGCGCTGCCCGAGGACGAGAGGCTCGTGTACAAGCAGAAA GTTGATGAATTAAAACCTAGTCTACGTTATTGTGCGTATAACATCGGCGACGAGTCCGCTGCTGGGGACCTCGTCGCTATGCGCGGACAGGGACTAATTGAAAACCTGGATACACTCATGGCTCAAGCTAA GGAGTCTCGCTCCGGGGTCATGCACGAAGTGGAATGGCGCGGTCGTCGCGTTACCGTTCGTCCGGAGAAAGTGCGATTATTCCTCATCGCTCTACAAGACTTGGAAAAATCTGTCGCAAATGCACAAAATACTCAAGCTAAGATCGACATCCTCGAGAACATACTCATGGACTGCAAAGACGCTATATCAGCTATCAAGGACGAAATCAAAAACGATCCTAAACTGAAATCGCCATCAGAGTCGAATCAAATGTCAAGCATTAATTACTTGCTCTCGTATTTGATGTACTTACGTCTCGTTCGCACAATTGAACGAAACAATCTGCTCGTACAGCAAGCGGAAGAAGCGCGTAAAAGCAACACTCCGATCGATGGGAAAAAGGTTCGCCCTCAAGACTTGACCAGGCTATACGAAATCATTCTGCAGAATTATACCGAACTACAGCAGCTTCAAGGCTTTGAGAACGATGCTGTTTATCAAAAGGAAATTGAGACGGAGTTGAAGGCTTACAAAGCGTTCCGCTGCTATTATATAGCACAGGTACTGACAGGACTCAGACGCTTCAGGGAGGCGCTTGCGATGCTGGAACGTTGCGGCACATATACGAGCGAATCGCTCGCCAGCAAACTGCAAGACAAGTGGCTGCTGGAGAAATTGAAAGCTTTGCAGAAGGACATCGAAAGTTGCAAATTTGAAGTGCACGCCGACTCCGTTCTAGAAGATGACGATGACGAAGAAGAAACAAAATATACGAGCGGGAAGTCGTACAAAGATAAAAAGCCACTCGCCGACCGGTTAGACGATTACCGCGAAGAGACACAAATGCTCACGAAGAAtcctaatatatttaaaatgcctCCGCCGATGGAAGCGGTTCCTTGCAAACCTCTGTTCTTCGACTTGGCGTGCAATTTTATCGAGTTTCCTAATCTAGATGACAAAATTGGTGCGGCAAATAGTAAGAAACAAGGTGCTGGCATCACGGGACTCGTGAAGGGCTTCTTGGGATGGGGTAAAAGCGACAAATAG